Part of the Nakamurella alba genome is shown below.
CGGGGCCTGACGTGCCGATGAATTCCGGTGGTTGACAGCTCTGGCGTGGCCGGGCAATGATCGTCCCATCAAACAGTACGACGTGTTCCACTCTGTAGAACGCTTGGGAGCTTACCCGATGAGTATCGGCAGGACCGTGTTGTTCACCCCGGGAGACCATCCCCGGCGGATCGCGAGTGCGTTCGGTTCCCGTGCCGACGCCGTCGTTCTCGATCTCGAGGACGGTGTCGGACCGGGTGCGCGTGGTGCGGCGAGGTCGACGGTGGTCGAAGCATTGCGCGGGACGTCCCGTGCGGGACTCTTCGTGCGCATCAACGGTGTCGGAACCGCCGACCATGCATCAGATCTCGCCGCGATCGGTGCCGTTCTGGGCCGACTGGACGGGGTCGTGCTGCCGAAGGTCGAATCGCTCGATCAGCTGGTCCGGCTGGACGAACACCTGCGGGGGCTGGAACGGTCGGCCGGCGTCCCGGTGGGCTCCGTTCGGGTGGTGCCGGTGGTGGAGTCGGCCGCGGGAGCTCTCGCTGCGTCCGAGATCGCGACCGGTCCAAGGGTTGTCGCGCTGATGCTGGGTGTGCTCGATCTGGCCGCGGAGCTGGGGATGTCACCGGTCGCCGGCGCCGGTGGGATCGATCACCTGCGCGTGCAGATCGCCGTGGCATCGAGGGCCGCCGGGCTCGGGGCACCGATCGACGGGCCGCACCCGGACCTGGACGATGCCGCCGGCATCTCCGCCAGCAGTGCGGCATCCCGTGCGTTGGGTTACGGCGGGCGGGTGGTGCTGCATCCGTCCGCGATCGACACCGTCGACCGCGCCTATCGCCCGACCGACGCGGAGATCAACCGCGCAACAGCAGTTCTCGCTGCGGTGGACGCCGTGCCGGGCGTCGGCAGCCTACGCCTCCCGGACGGCACATTCGTGGACGCGCCGGTCGTCGCCCAAGCGCGTTCGCTGCTCGCTGACGTAGGGGAGGTGGCCCGTGACCACGTTGCCGCTCGATGACATCACCGTCGTAGGGCTGGAGCAGGCGGTCGCAGCGCCGTACGCGACCCGCCTGCTCGCCGACCTCGGGGCCAGGGTCATCAAGATCGAGCACCCCGACGGTGGCGATTTCGCCCGTGGATACGACGCGGTGGTGGGCGGTCAGTCGTCGGTGTTCGTCTGGCTGAACCGCGGCAAGCAGTCGGTGCAGTTGGATCTGAAGAACCCCGTCGGCCGCGCGGCACTCGAAGGCGTGCTCGCAACCGCCGACGTCTTCGTCACCAACCTCTCGCCGCGTGCGCTTGCCGCCCTGGAGCTCGATGTGGCCGCCGTCGTGGCGCGACATCCTGGACTGATCGTCTGCGCCGTGTCCGGGTACGCGCCCGATGGACCCCAACCCGAGCGCAAGGCCTACGACGCCCTCGTGCAGGCCGAGGCGGGACTGATGGCCATCACCGGGGCACCGGACGCGCCGGCCAAGACCGGGATCTCGGTGGCCGACATCGCTGCCGGATCCTTCGCCTACAGCGGCGTTCTCGCCGCTCTTCGTCACCGCGACCGGACCGGGGAGGTGCTGCCGGTCCAGGTCCCGTTGTTCGGGGCGCTCACCGAGTGGATGAGTTACCCGCTCTACTACACGATGTACGGCGGCGCTGCGCCCACGCCGATGGGCACCGCCCACCCGACGATCGCCCCGTACGGGGCGGTGCACACTGCTGACGGCCGCCGGCTGATGATCGCGGTGCAGAACGACCGCGAGTGGCGGCGACTGTGTCTGGAGGTGCTCGATGCCCCGGACCTGCTCCAAGACCCCCGGCTGCACACCAACGAGCTGCGGGTCGCCCACCGCGCTGAGCTGGACCTCCTGCTGGACCGGGCATTTCGCACCGTTCCGGAGAACGACCTGGTGGACAGACTGGAGAACGCCCGGCTCGCCTGGGCACGTCTGAACGAGATCGAGGACCTGGAGGTACATCCCGAGCTGGGAGTGGCGGCCCGGTGGCTGGCGACGCCGACCCCGGAGGGTGTCGTCCGCACGTTGACCCCGATCGCCACCCCCGGTGGGCGGGTGGCGCGGGACGGAGCGGTGCCGGCGTTGGGTGAGCACACCGCGACCGTGCTCGAGGGCCTGGCCGCACCGGCAGGCGCCGCGGAGACCACGATCCCGAGAGGAAGGGAGACGGCATGACCGTCCACGACGGTTGGCAGGGAAGATTCTTCGAGGACTTCGTGCCGGGTGACACCTTTCTGCACCCGCTGGGTCGAACGTTGACCACGACCGACAACATCTGGTTCACACTGCTCACCCAGAACACGGCACCCTTGCATTTCGACCACGAGTACGCGCGTCGGACCGAGTTCGGCCGGCCGTTGGTCAACTCCACCCTGACCCTGGCCCTGGTCGCGGGTCAGAGCGTCACCGACGTCTCCCAGAATGTCTTCGCCAATCTCGGTTGGGGGGACATCAGCCTGCCGGCTCCGGTGTTCGAGGGCGACACGATCCACTCGCGGTCGACCGTGGTTGCGGTCCGCGAGTCCCGGTCGAGGCCGACCCTCGGTGTGGTGACCGTCCGTACGACCGGCCTGAAGCAGTCGGGGGACATCGTGATCGAGTTCAGCCGGACCCTGTTGGTCTACAAGCGCGGGCACGGCCCGCGATCGGAGGAGGCGGCGTGACCACCACCGCTGCGGCACCATCCACCACGGCCGGGTCTGTCGACCGGTCCGAACTGCGCCGCGACCTACGGCAGCTCACCGACGCGGTGTGCGCCGATCATCCCGACCCGTACTGGCGGGAGGTGGACGAGGCCCGCCGCTACCCGCAGGAATTCGTGGACGCACTCACCCGGACCGGACTGCTCGGCGCGCTGGTGCCGGAGGAGTACGGCGGTCTGGGTCTGGGGCTGGGAGACGCCTCGGTCGTGCTGGAGGCGATCAACGCCAACGGTGGCAACGCCGGGCCGGTGCATGCCCAGCTCTACACGATGGCGTCGGTCCTCCGCCACGGGAGCGAGGAGCAGAAGCGCCGGTACCTCCCCGGCATCGCGACGGGCGAGATCCGACTGCAGGCGTTCGGGGTCACCGAGCCGACGGCGGGCACCGACACCACCTCGATCCGCTCGACCGCCACCCGGACCGACGACGGGTACGTCGTCAACGGCCAGAAGGTGTTCATCTCCCGGGTCCAACACTCCGACCTGATGCTGTTGCTCGCCCGCACGGCGCGTCGGGAGGACGGTCGCCGTCCGTCGGACGGCATGTCGCTGTTCCTCATCGATCTCCGCGAGACCTCCGGCGTGGATGTGCGTCCCATCAGGACCATGGTCAACCACGAGACCAACGAGGTGTACTTCGACAACGCCCGGATCCCGGCCGACAGCCTGATCGGAGAAGAGGGAAAGGGATTTCGCTACGTCCTGGACGGGATGAACGCCGAGCGGATCCTCATCGCCTCGGAATGCATCGGCGACGGGCGGTGGTTCGTGGGACGAGCCTCCCGCTACGCATCCGAACGGCAGGTGTTCGGCCGTCCCATCGGGCAGAACCAGGGCGTCCAGTTCCCGATCGCGCAGGCTCACGTGCACATCGAGGCTGCTGATCTCATGCGCTGGCGGGCGGCCGATCTGTTCGACTCCGGGCTGCCGTGCGGGGCGGAGGCCAACATGGCGAAACTGCTCGCATCCAACGCCTCGTGGGAGGCCGGCGACGTCGCGCTGCAGACCCACGGCGGGTACGGCATGGCGGCCGAGTACGACATCGAGCGCAAGTTCCGCGAGACGAGGCTGTACCGCATCGCCCCGATCTCGTCGAACCTCATCCTGTCCTACGTGGGCGAACACGTTCTCGGCATGCCCCGATCGTTCTGATCTGCCGGTCGTCACCCCCGGCCCGGACCGGTCCGACACCTCTCCGGCACCATCGGTCCGGTCCCATTCAGGAAGGAGCAGCACATGGGCACGACGTTCCACGACCTGGCTTCCTGGGCGGCGGACCTGGTCGCGACGGACTCCGATCGCGACCTCGCCCGGACGGCACTGACGGACACCCTCGCCGTGACACTCGCCGCGGAGCACGAGCCGGTCGTCGCACGGACCGCGGGTCTGCCGGCCGCCCTGCGGTGGGCCGCCATCGGGCACGTCCTGGACCTGGACGACGTGCACCTGCCGTCCACCTCGCACATCAGCGTGGTCTGCGTGGCCGCGGCCCTGGCTGCCGGGGGGAGCGAACAGGAGTACCTGGCGGGCGCCGGCGTGATGGCGCGACTGGGCACCGCCTTGGGCTGGGGTCACTACCGGAGAGGCTGGCATACGACCTGCACGGCCGGAGCTCCCGCTGCTGCGGCGACGGCGGCGCTCTCCTTCGGGCTCGGCGCCGAAGGGGTGGTGCGGGCCATGGCTCTGGCAGTGCCGGCGGCAGGTGGCCTGCAACGGGCGTTCGGCACCGAGGCGAAACCGCTCCAGGTCGGATTCGCCACCGACGCGGGCGTCCGTGCGGCGCAACTGGCTGCTGCCGGGGCGACCGTCGACCCGTCCGCACTGGATCGCTGGTTCGAGTTGCTCGGCGGGGCCGCGGAGCCCGATCTGTCCGGACCTGCGGTGCCGGGAGGACTCGCCGTCAAACCTTTCCCTTGCTGCTACGCCCTGCAACGACCGATCGGAGCCGTCCGGCTCCTCGGGCCGGTCGACGTCGACCGGATCGACCGGGTGGAGGTGCGCGTCGCGGAATCCACGCTGCAGCCGCTGATCCGGGACCGCCCGGGAACCGGTGCGGAGGCCCGGTTCTCACTGCCCTACGCCATCGCGGCAACACTGGTCGACGGTTTCCCGACGACGGCGTCGTTCTCCGATGCCGCTGTGATCCGGCCGGAGATCACCCGGCTGCTGGACCGCATCGACATCACGGTGACGCCCGGCGGCGACGGCGTGCTCGCCGGTGACACCACGGTACGGCTCGCCTTCATCGACGGTCCGGACGTCAGCCGCACCCTGCAGGTCCCGCCCGGCCACCCGGAGCACCCGATGCCCGCGGACGACTTCGCCGCGAAGGTGGCCGGCTGCGTCGGGCCACGCCGGGCGCCCGACATCCCCGGGATGAGTTGGTCCGCGGCAGCGACGCTGCTCGCGGCCACCTTTCCGGGCTCCTCGGCCGCCCGACTGCCGTCAGCACCCGACCGTGCGGAACGCCTGGAACCGCAGGGCCGCTGAACCGCAAGGGCCGCTGAACCGCTGAAATCCCCCGTACCGCAGAGAAAGTGACCGAACATGGCCGAGTTCCTGGTGTTCATCGACAACACCGACCTCTGGGCGCTACCCCGGGACGAGTTCGTCGCGGTGGTCGAGCGCGAGCAGGCCGCCGGCCTGGCGCTCCTGGAGAAGGGCACGCTGCAGAAGCTCTGGCGGCTGCCCGGTGAGAAGGGGAACGTCGGCATCTGGTCGGCGACCGACGCGGACGAGCTCCACGAGGCCCTGCAGTCATTGCCCATCTTCCCGTACGCACGGATCCAGGTCCGCGCGCTCGCGACCCACCCCTTGCACACCGGCGACTACACGTTCGCCCGCTGAAAGGCCCGCACCACCGCACGTGCACCTCACCATTCCCGACGTCGCAGAGGCAGAACCACCGATGACACAGACGCGCTACTCCGGGTACCGGTCCTTCTCCTACCTCGAGCCCGGCCGTGACTTCGTCGACTTCACCCTGTCCGCGGAGCGGGACCGGGTGCCGGGGTACGTCGTCGAGCTGACCACCGACCAGGAGAACCGGGCGGACCGGCTGCTGGCGGACAACATCGCGATCTCCCTGCACGACCACCCGGTCCGGCTTCCCGAGCGCACAGAGCAGGAGCTGTACGCATGGAACCGCGAGGGGCGGCTGGCCTATGGCTACGAAGGTCTGAGCACCTCCGGACTGGATGCGGTCTTCGACAACCTCGGTTGGGGTGCCTGCGAGTCGCGCAACGGGTGGAAGTGGGATGACGTCATCACCGACATGGGCATGCGCTTCTGCGATTTCGCCCACCAGGACTATGCGATCAGAGCCGGTTCGGTGGCGGACATCCGTCGTGCCCACGCCGAAGGTCGGCTGGCGGTGTTCGCCGGCCTCGAGGGTGCGGCGCTGATCGAGAACGAGGTCGACCGGCTGGATGTGCTGTACGGCCTCGGCATCCGGCAGATGGGGGTCGCCTACAGCGACGCCAACGCGCTCGGCAGCGGTCTGAGGGAGAAGGGCGACGGCGGGCTCACCCAGTTCGGCCGCCGCGCCGTCCGGCGGATGAACCAGCTCGGCATCGCCATCGATGTCTCCCACTCGGGCGATCGCACCGCGCTGGATGTGATCTCGGCGAGCGAGAAGCCGGTGCTGATCACGCATGCCGGAGCGCGCGGGCTGTGGGACACCCCGCGGATGAAGCCCGACGAGGTCATCCGCGCCTGTGCCGACTCCGGGGGGATGATCGGGATCGAAGCCGCGCCGCACACCACGATCAGTCCGGAGCACCGTCGGCACACCATCGACTCGGTGATGGACCACTTCCGCTACTGCGTCGACCTCGTCGGGATCGACCACGTGGGCTTCGGCCCCGACACCTTCTTCGGTGACCACATGGGCCTGCACCACGCCATGAGCGAGAAGCTCGGCGTCGCCGATGCCATCACCTCCGGCCCGCAGTTCGAGCCGGTCGACCACGTCGAGGGGTTGGAGAACCCGGGGGAGTGCTTCAGGAACATCACCCGCTGGCTCGTCGCGCACGACTACTCCGACACCGAGATCACCGCCGTGATCGGAGGGAATGCCCTCCGGGTGCTCGAGAGCATCTGGTAGGCCGCACGTCGCTCGGAACCACCGCCCCGCGGCGATGTCGCCCCGGGTCCATCCGCCCTGCCCGAAAAGGAGTGTTCATGCCCCCCAGAAGGATCCTCGGTGCGGCCATGGTCGGTCACGTCGTCGAGTCGTTCGACTTCGTGATCTACGGCTACTCGGCCACCATCATCGCCCGGCACTTCTTCCCGTCCGGCAACGAGACCCTGGCCATCCTCTCGACGCTCGCGGTGTACGGGATCGCCTTCATCGTCCGGCCTCTCGGTGGCGCCGTGTTCGGCAGCATGGGTGACCGGCTCGGCCGCCGGACGGCTCTGTCGACGGTCGTGCTCATCATGGCGGTCTCCACGGCGGCGATCGGGGTGCTGCCCACCTACACCTCTGTCGGGTTCCTGGCACCGTTGCTGCTGCTGATCTGCCGTCTCGCGCAGGGTCTGTCGATGGGTGCGGAGTACACCAGCGCGGCGTCGTACGTGATGGAACAGGCGCCGCCGGCCCGCCGTGGCCTCTGGACCAGTGCGGTCGGCAGCGCGACCTTCATCGGCGCGGCCCTCGCCGTTTTCCTGCTCCTCGGCCTGCAGTTGTCCTCGGCGACGGCCTACAGCGACTGGACCTGGCGGCTGCCTTTCCTGCTGGGCGGCGCCATGGCACTGATCGGCCTCTACATGCGACTCCGGCTCGAGGAGACAAAGACCTTCCGTGCGCTCGAGGACTCCGGCGAGACATCACGAACCCCGGTTCGGGACTCCTTCCGCAACTGGCGGGTCTTCCTGCTCCTGCTGGCGATCTTCTCGCTGCTCGCCGTCGTCGCCCAGAATTTCCTCGGCTACCTGCCGACGTACCTCACCAAGACGGCCGGTCTGTCCTCCGTCACGACTCTGGTCGCCTCCGGGATCGCACTGGTCCTGTGCGCCGCCCTGTCCATCGCGACAGGGGCGTTGTCCGACCGTATCGGCCGCAAACCGCTGTTGGTGGGCGGCGTGATCGTGGCCGTCGTGGGCTCGATCCCGGCCTACATGATCGCCGCCGGCGGATCCCTGGCCACCACCGTCGTCGCGCAGATCCTGCTGGTGATCCCGGCGGCACTGGTCGGCATGACGGCCACCATCGTCGCAGTGGAGCTGGTGCCACCGCGGATCCGTGCCACGAGCACGGCTCTGACCTACAACATCGCCTATGCGGTGTTCGGTGGTACCGCTCCATTGGTCGGTGCCTTGCTCACGGCTCAGTTCGGCCGACTCGCGCCCGGCGCCTACATCACGGTGCTGGCGGCACTCGCACTGGTCGTGGTGATCATCGCGCTGCCCGAGACCCGCCACCGATCGGTGGACGATCGTGCGGCGACCGAGAAGAATGCGCGGACCGTGACCGGTACGGTGTCGAGCTCGTGAGCCCCGCGACCATCGCCGGCCGCTCGGATGTGGAGGAGGACGGCGTGGCGACCCGACCCGAAGATCGCATCCGCGAGGAGTTCGACCGCGAACTGCCGACGATACTTGCTCTCTCACATCACATGTCGGCCAATCCCGAACTCGCCTTCGAGGAGCACGGCACCGCTGCCGCCATCCTCGCGGTGCTCCGGGAACACGGTGGGTTCACCGTCGAGGAGTCGGTCGGCGGCCTGGCCACCGCCTTCACGGCGACGGTCGGGTCCGGCGGGCTCGTGGTCGGGCTCTGTGCCGAGCTGGACGCGCTGCCCGGCATCGGTCACGGCTGCGGACACAACGTGATCGCGGCGAGCGCGGTCGGCGCGGCACTTGCGCTGGCCCCCGTGGCCGACCAGTTGGACCTGACCGTCCGGCTGCTCGGCACCCCGGCAGAGGAACGCGGAGCGGGCAAGGCGATCCTGTTGCGCCACGGCGTCTTCGACGGGCTGCACGCCGCCCTGATGGTGCATCCGACGCTGAAGGACATGGCCACGCCGCACATCCGGGCGCTCGGCCACTGGGCGGTATCCTTCCACGGCCGGACCGGGCACGCGTCCAGACCGTTCGACGCGCTCAACGCCGCGGATGCCGTGACCGTCGCCCAGGTCGCGATCGGACTGCTCCGGCAACAGATGCGGGACTCCGATCGGGTGCACACGGTGATCAAGCACGCCGGTGATTCGGTCAACGTGATTCCGGGAGAGGCGATCGTCGAGGTCATGGTGCGCTCGGACGATCTCAGCCAGGTCGAGGAACTCTGGAGCAGGGTCCGTGCATGCTTCGAGGCGGGCGCGTTGGCAGCCGGTGTCACGATGGAGATCAGCGAGCCGCTGATGTGGCTCAACGGTTTCCGCCACGACTCCGACCTGGCACACCTGTTCCGTCAGAACGCAGAGGCCCTGGGTCGCACCTTCCCCGACTACCCGGACCGGTCCCTCGGATCCACCGACATGTCCGAGGTCTCCGTGCACATGCCGGCCATCCACCCCGTGCTCTCGTTGGCCGGAGCTCCGGAGGACGGCAACCACACCGCCGCGTTCGCCCGGCTCGCCGCCGGTCCCGAGGGCGACAGGGCCGTGCGTGACGGAGGTCTCGCGCTGGCCCTGACCATCGCCGATGCCGCACTCGACAGAGAACTGCGGCATCGCCTCACCCGACCCGGGCCGTTCCGCTGGTCCAGCCCTGCAGGAGGAACCCAGAGATGAGAGCCGCGCAGATCACGGCATTCGGCGGTCCCGAGGTGTTCTCGGTGACCGATGTCCCCACCCCGGAGGTGGCACCCGGAGAGGTCCTCGTGCGGCTCCGGGCAGCGGGACTCAACCGGGCCGACATCGTGATCCGGGAGGGCCGATTCCCGGAAGCGCCGCCGCCGCCGATGACCCTCGGCGTGGAGGGAGCCGGTGAGGTAGTCGAGATCGGCGACGGTGTCGATGGTTTCCTGCCTGGTGACCGTGTGGTCATCAACCCCATGAAGTTCTGCGGGCACTGCGAACGATGCCTGCGCGGACAGGACAGCGAATGTCTGTCGCTGCAGGTGGTCGGGGAGCACTTCGACGGCACCTATGCCGAATTCATCTCGCTGCCTGCGCGGCTGCTGATCCCGGCGCCGGAGCGGCTGGGTTTCGAGCAACTGGCCGTCGGGGTGGTGCCGTACATGACGGCCTGGCACATGCTGAAGACCAGGGGGCAGGTCGCCGCCGGTGAGACGGTGCTGGTCGTGGGGGCCGGCAGTGGTGTCGCCGGTGCGGCGATCCAGGTGGCGAAAGCCCTGGGCGCCACCGTGATCGCCACCACCAGCAGCGCACGCAAGGAGGAGCAGGCACGAGCACTGGGTGCCGACGAGGTGGTCAACTACCGCACCAGGCCGGACTTCGACGTGGCGGTGAAGGAGCTCACCGGCGGGCGTGGTGCGGATCTCGTGCACGACTCGGTCGGCGCGGCAACGCTGCAGAAGTCGATCGATGCAGCGGCCCACGGTGGCCGGCTGGTCGGGATGGGATCGCACACCGGCCGCTCGGTCGAGCTGGATCTCTGGAGCATCTACCGGCGCGAGATCACCGTGCTGGGTTGCCACACGTCCAACCGGGCCGAGATCGCGGAGTTCCTGCCCCTGCTCGCCGACGGTTCGATCACGCCCGTGATCGATTCCGTCTACCCGTTGGAGTCCGCAGTCGAGGCGCAGGCGCGCCTCGATGCCCCCGAACGGTTCGGGAAGGTGGTGCTGTCGATCGGCTGACGACTGTTCCGTACGGGCTGCTACCCTGTCCCGCAGGGCGGAACGATCTGTCCAGGATTGATCCTGCAGCGAGGGAGGGCTGGACGATGGCGCAGGTCGAGGGCAGCAAGGGCATCAGCAGTGTGCTCAGCACGCTCCGGGTGCTCGAGGTGGTCGCGCAGCGTCAGCCGATCGGCGTCTCGGAGCTCGCCCGGGCCACCGGGATGCCGAAGAGCAGCATCCATCGCTGCCTGACCACCTTGCGTGAAGCCGGTTGGTTGCGCATCGTCGACCCGGCACGGGTGCTCTGGGGGGTGACGAGCAAGCCTCTGGACATCGGGCTGGCCGGTTCGAGCGAGCAGAGCCTGCGCGAGGTTGCGCGAGGTCATGTCGAAGCCCTGCGCGACGAGACCAACGAGACAGTTCACCTGGTGATCCGGGACGGTGACTCCCTCACCATCATCCTGCGCGAGGATTCCAACCAGGCGGTGCGCACCTTCGTCGAGATCGGGACCCGGGCCCCGCTGCACGCCACGTCATGCGGTCTTGCGGTGCTCGCTGCACTCGACGACGACGAGGTGACGGGTCTGCTCGACCGAGGCCTGGCGCACTACACCGACACGACACCGACCACCGTGCAACAGGTCCGGGACCAGGTCGACCTCACCCGGGGTCGGGGGTACTCGGTCAACGACGAGTCCTGGTGGCGACCGGAAGTCAGTGCCATCGGAGCCGCTATCACCAACTCGGCCGGGCGCCCGGTTGCGGCGCTGGCCATTTCCATCCCGTCGAGCCGCTTCGATCGCGACCGGATCGATGACCTCGGGTCGCGTGCGGTGCGCACTGCGAAGGCGATCTCCGGCGCGCTCGGCGCGCACTGATCCCCGAGTCGCACCGGCGAGCCTGGCGAAACCTGTTTCCCCGAGGTTGATATCGCTTCCCGATGAGCATCGGTCGGACCGCGGATCCGTTGACAAGTCGCGACTGCGAACCCTAGTGTTCATTTATACAGGACAAGTCGTTCCGCCTCTCGGAACGCCCGGTTGGAGAAGGATCCCTGATGGCCGCTCTCGAGATCTCCCGGTCCGTGCGCGAGGTGCACTGCCCCGACGGCACCACGATCAGCTATTCCGTCGGGGGCGGTCCCGGTGGACCCACGCTGGTGGCGGTCCATGGGATGTGCTGTCGCAAGGAGCACTTCGACGCCCTGATCGAGTACCTACCGACCGACTACCGTGTGGTGGCAGTTGATCTCGCAGAACACGGCGCCTCCAGATCGGACCGTTCCGACTTCAGCATCACGTCGTTCGCCCGTGACGTGCTCGCGGTGGTGGAGGCGGAGCAGGTCGACCGTTGCATCGTCGTCGGACACTCGATGGGTGGAGCCGTCGGCATCGAACTGGCGGTGATCGCACCTGAGAAGATCGATGCGGTGGTCGGTCTCGACTCGGTGCACTATGCCGGACTGTACCCGGCGCAGACCGCGGAAGCCGTGGCGGCAGTGGTC
Proteins encoded:
- a CDS encoding HpcH/HpaI aldolase/citrate lyase family protein, with the protein product MSIGRTVLFTPGDHPRRIASAFGSRADAVVLDLEDGVGPGARGAARSTVVEALRGTSRAGLFVRINGVGTADHASDLAAIGAVLGRLDGVVLPKVESLDQLVRLDEHLRGLERSAGVPVGSVRVVPVVESAAGALAASEIATGPRVVALMLGVLDLAAELGMSPVAGAGGIDHLRVQIAVASRAAGLGAPIDGPHPDLDDAAGISASSAASRALGYGGRVVLHPSAIDTVDRAYRPTDAEINRATAVLAAVDAVPGVGSLRLPDGTFVDAPVVAQARSLLADVGEVARDHVAAR
- a CDS encoding CaiB/BaiF CoA transferase family protein; amino-acid sequence: MTTLPLDDITVVGLEQAVAAPYATRLLADLGARVIKIEHPDGGDFARGYDAVVGGQSSVFVWLNRGKQSVQLDLKNPVGRAALEGVLATADVFVTNLSPRALAALELDVAAVVARHPGLIVCAVSGYAPDGPQPERKAYDALVQAEAGLMAITGAPDAPAKTGISVADIAAGSFAYSGVLAALRHRDRTGEVLPVQVPLFGALTEWMSYPLYYTMYGGAAPTPMGTAHPTIAPYGAVHTADGRRLMIAVQNDREWRRLCLEVLDAPDLLQDPRLHTNELRVAHRAELDLLLDRAFRTVPENDLVDRLENARLAWARLNEIEDLEVHPELGVAARWLATPTPEGVVRTLTPIATPGGRVARDGAVPALGEHTATVLEGLAAPAGAAETTIPRGRETA
- a CDS encoding MaoC family dehydratase, which gives rise to MTVHDGWQGRFFEDFVPGDTFLHPLGRTLTTTDNIWFTLLTQNTAPLHFDHEYARRTEFGRPLVNSTLTLALVAGQSVTDVSQNVFANLGWGDISLPAPVFEGDTIHSRSTVVAVRESRSRPTLGVVTVRTTGLKQSGDIVIEFSRTLLVYKRGHGPRSEEAA
- a CDS encoding acyl-CoA dehydrogenase family protein, giving the protein MTTTAAAPSTTAGSVDRSELRRDLRQLTDAVCADHPDPYWREVDEARRYPQEFVDALTRTGLLGALVPEEYGGLGLGLGDASVVLEAINANGGNAGPVHAQLYTMASVLRHGSEEQKRRYLPGIATGEIRLQAFGVTEPTAGTDTTSIRSTATRTDDGYVVNGQKVFISRVQHSDLMLLLARTARREDGRRPSDGMSLFLIDLRETSGVDVRPIRTMVNHETNEVYFDNARIPADSLIGEEGKGFRYVLDGMNAERILIASECIGDGRWFVGRASRYASERQVFGRPIGQNQGVQFPIAQAHVHIEAADLMRWRAADLFDSGLPCGAEANMAKLLASNASWEAGDVALQTHGGYGMAAEYDIERKFRETRLYRIAPISSNLILSYVGEHVLGMPRSF
- a CDS encoding MmgE/PrpD family protein encodes the protein MGTTFHDLASWAADLVATDSDRDLARTALTDTLAVTLAAEHEPVVARTAGLPAALRWAAIGHVLDLDDVHLPSTSHISVVCVAAALAAGGSEQEYLAGAGVMARLGTALGWGHYRRGWHTTCTAGAPAAAATAALSFGLGAEGVVRAMALAVPAAGGLQRAFGTEAKPLQVGFATDAGVRAAQLAAAGATVDPSALDRWFELLGGAAEPDLSGPAVPGGLAVKPFPCCYALQRPIGAVRLLGPVDVDRIDRVEVRVAESTLQPLIRDRPGTGAEARFSLPYAIAATLVDGFPTTASFSDAAVIRPEITRLLDRIDITVTPGGDGVLAGDTTVRLAFIDGPDVSRTLQVPPGHPEHPMPADDFAAKVAGCVGPRRAPDIPGMSWSAAATLLAATFPGSSAARLPSAPDRAERLEPQGR
- a CDS encoding muconolactone Delta-isomerase; the protein is MAEFLVFIDNTDLWALPRDEFVAVVEREQAAGLALLEKGTLQKLWRLPGEKGNVGIWSATDADELHEALQSLPIFPYARIQVRALATHPLHTGDYTFAR
- a CDS encoding dipeptidase translates to MTQTRYSGYRSFSYLEPGRDFVDFTLSAERDRVPGYVVELTTDQENRADRLLADNIAISLHDHPVRLPERTEQELYAWNREGRLAYGYEGLSTSGLDAVFDNLGWGACESRNGWKWDDVITDMGMRFCDFAHQDYAIRAGSVADIRRAHAEGRLAVFAGLEGAALIENEVDRLDVLYGLGIRQMGVAYSDANALGSGLREKGDGGLTQFGRRAVRRMNQLGIAIDVSHSGDRTALDVISASEKPVLITHAGARGLWDTPRMKPDEVIRACADSGGMIGIEAAPHTTISPEHRRHTIDSVMDHFRYCVDLVGIDHVGFGPDTFFGDHMGLHHAMSEKLGVADAITSGPQFEPVDHVEGLENPGECFRNITRWLVAHDYSDTEITAVIGGNALRVLESIW
- a CDS encoding MFS transporter; its protein translation is MPPRRILGAAMVGHVVESFDFVIYGYSATIIARHFFPSGNETLAILSTLAVYGIAFIVRPLGGAVFGSMGDRLGRRTALSTVVLIMAVSTAAIGVLPTYTSVGFLAPLLLLICRLAQGLSMGAEYTSAASYVMEQAPPARRGLWTSAVGSATFIGAALAVFLLLGLQLSSATAYSDWTWRLPFLLGGAMALIGLYMRLRLEETKTFRALEDSGETSRTPVRDSFRNWRVFLLLLAIFSLLAVVAQNFLGYLPTYLTKTAGLSSVTTLVASGIALVLCAALSIATGALSDRIGRKPLLVGGVIVAVVGSIPAYMIAAGGSLATTVVAQILLVIPAALVGMTATIVAVELVPPRIRATSTALTYNIAYAVFGGTAPLVGALLTAQFGRLAPGAYITVLAALALVVVIIALPETRHRSVDDRAATEKNARTVTGTVSSS
- a CDS encoding M20 family metallopeptidase, giving the protein MSPATIAGRSDVEEDGVATRPEDRIREEFDRELPTILALSHHMSANPELAFEEHGTAAAILAVLREHGGFTVEESVGGLATAFTATVGSGGLVVGLCAELDALPGIGHGCGHNVIAASAVGAALALAPVADQLDLTVRLLGTPAEERGAGKAILLRHGVFDGLHAALMVHPTLKDMATPHIRALGHWAVSFHGRTGHASRPFDALNAADAVTVAQVAIGLLRQQMRDSDRVHTVIKHAGDSVNVIPGEAIVEVMVRSDDLSQVEELWSRVRACFEAGALAAGVTMEISEPLMWLNGFRHDSDLAHLFRQNAEALGRTFPDYPDRSLGSTDMSEVSVHMPAIHPVLSLAGAPEDGNHTAAFARLAAGPEGDRAVRDGGLALALTIADAALDRELRHRLTRPGPFRWSSPAGGTQR
- a CDS encoding zinc-binding dehydrogenase → MRAAQITAFGGPEVFSVTDVPTPEVAPGEVLVRLRAAGLNRADIVIREGRFPEAPPPPMTLGVEGAGEVVEIGDGVDGFLPGDRVVINPMKFCGHCERCLRGQDSECLSLQVVGEHFDGTYAEFISLPARLLIPAPERLGFEQLAVGVVPYMTAWHMLKTRGQVAAGETVLVVGAGSGVAGAAIQVAKALGATVIATTSSARKEEQARALGADEVVNYRTRPDFDVAVKELTGGRGADLVHDSVGAATLQKSIDAAAHGGRLVGMGSHTGRSVELDLWSIYRREITVLGCHTSNRAEIAEFLPLLADGSITPVIDSVYPLESAVEAQARLDAPERFGKVVLSIG